A region of Campylobacter sp. MG1 DNA encodes the following proteins:
- the ftsZ gene encoding cell division protein FtsZ produces MDNNIDFEVTENIVNCGVNIKVIGVGGAGGNMINHIINTCNFASNIDLLIANTDLQDINKSKAEIKIQLGIKKTNGRGAGMIPEVGRISAEEAEEEIKKHLIGTELLFIAAGLGGGTGTGAAPVIARIAKSLGILVVSVVTIPFKYEQKVRTKVALEGLVELKKESDCVIQIQNDKLIAIAPKNLNAKQVYAFVDEVLVNAVSGIINVLLEEGDQNIDFADVRTIMTHRGIALMGMGKATGENAIIEAYENAIDTPLLDTCNTNLSQAKGIIVFFKYGVNAPFLQLAETMTSINSQEKEDCKVICGHKLSMDLDPDTVEVTIIATGFDETREEEMKIEEDKRAQEIQESQMKQAHIQRVSGGINKLDYKNINYDEPTFIRRSKD; encoded by the coding sequence ATGGATAATAATATAGATTTTGAAGTAACGGAGAATATTGTGAATTGTGGTGTCAACATAAAAGTAATAGGTGTAGGTGGTGCTGGTGGTAATATGATTAACCACATAATTAATACTTGTAATTTTGCTTCCAACATAGATTTATTAATTGCAAATACGGACTTACAAGATATTAATAAATCAAAGGCTGAAATAAAAATACAATTAGGAATAAAAAAAACCAACGGACGTGGTGCTGGAATGATTCCAGAAGTTGGTAGAATTTCAGCTGAAGAAGCAGAAGAAGAAATAAAAAAACACCTTATAGGTACAGAATTATTATTCATTGCAGCAGGTCTAGGAGGTGGAACAGGTACTGGTGCAGCACCTGTAATAGCAAGAATTGCTAAATCTTTAGGAATATTGGTTGTTTCAGTCGTTACAATTCCTTTTAAATATGAACAAAAAGTTAGAACAAAAGTTGCATTAGAAGGATTAGTTGAACTAAAAAAAGAAAGCGATTGTGTAATACAAATTCAAAATGATAAACTAATTGCTATTGCTCCTAAAAATTTAAATGCTAAACAAGTATATGCCTTCGTTGATGAAGTATTAGTAAATGCAGTAAGTGGTATCATTAATGTATTACTTGAAGAGGGCGATCAAAATATTGACTTTGCAGATGTTAGAACAATAATGACACATAGAGGGATAGCTTTAATGGGTATGGGTAAAGCTACAGGAGAAAACGCTATTATAGAGGCTTATGAAAATGCTATAGATACACCATTACTTGATACTTGCAATACAAATTTAAGCCAAGCTAAAGGTATAATTGTATTCTTTAAGTATGGTGTTAATGCTCCTTTCCTTCAGCTTGCTGAAACTATGACATCTATTAATAGCCAAGAAAAAGAAGATTGCAAAGTTATTTGTGGGCATAAACTATCTATGGATTTAGACCCTGATACTGTTGAAGTTACTATTATCGCAACTGGTTTTGATGAAACTAGAGAAGAAGAGATGAAAATAGAAGAAGATAAAAGAGCACAAGAAATACAAGAAAGTCAAATGAAACAAGCTCATATACAAAGAGTTAGTGGTGGTATAAACAAACTTGATTACAAAAATATTAATTATGATGAACCGACTTTTATAAGAAGAAGTAAAGATTAA
- a CDS encoding flavodoxin, with protein sequence MSKLIAFYSRAGENYFSGSLINIEIGNTEKVAKIIASIICADLFKIEQENPYSNNYNVCIDEAKKDLYLNVRPKILNIPSDILKYDEIYLGYPNYFGTMPMAIYAFLEKFDFKGKKIYPFCTHEGSGMSNTEKDIAKTANGVKVEKGLAIHGSFVDKSECIIKNWCKKEIYE encoded by the coding sequence ATGTCAAAATTAATAGCGTTTTATTCTAGAGCAGGGGAAAATTATTTTAGTGGTTCTTTAATAAATATTGAAATCGGAAATACCGAAAAAGTAGCAAAAATTATTGCAAGCATTATTTGTGCTGATTTATTTAAGATTGAACAAGAAAATCCTTATTCTAACAATTATAATGTTTGCATAGATGAGGCAAAAAAAGATTTGTATTTAAATGTTAGACCTAAAATACTTAATATTCCTAGCGATATTTTAAAATATGATGAAATTTATTTAGGTTATCCTAATTATTTTGGGACTATGCCTATGGCTATTTATGCTTTTCTTGAAAAATTTGATTTTAAGGGTAAAAAGATTTATCCTTTTTGCACCCATGAAGGAAGTGGTATGTCTAATACAGAAAAAGATATTGCAAAAACAGCAAATGGTGTAAAGGTTGAAAAAGGTTTGGCTATACATGGTAGTTTTGTAGATAAATCAGAATGTATTATTAAAAATTGGTGTAAAAAGGAAATTTATGAATAA
- the thiD gene encoding bifunctional hydroxymethylpyrimidine kinase/phosphomethylpyrimidine kinase has protein sequence MKKILSIAGSDPSGGAGLQADIKTIQAHKMYAMSVITALTAQNTSGVFGVLRVDADFIKAQIKACFDECEIDFIKIGMLYDEEIINCVKNTLNGYSKIVLDPVMVSTSGARLLDERAINAIKDFAKNVYLITPNLYEAEVLLGEKITNEKDAINAAKSLEKTLNCKVLLKGGHLKASDFLSENGEITIFKGEKIKNIVTHGTGCTLSSAIACNLALNEDIKTACKNAKDYVSNALKNSFSFNSSVKLLNHNFI, from the coding sequence ATGAAAAAGATATTAAGTATAGCTGGAAGTGACCCATCTGGTGGGGCTGGGTTGCAAGCTGATATAAAGACAATTCAAGCTCATAAAATGTATGCAATGAGTGTAATTACAGCTCTAACTGCTCAAAATACTAGCGGAGTTTTTGGCGTTTTAAGGGTTGATGCAGATTTTATAAAAGCTCAAATAAAAGCTTGTTTTGATGAATGTGAAATAGATTTTATAAAAATCGGAATGCTTTATGATGAAGAAATTATAAATTGTGTTAAAAATACTCTAAATGGATATAGTAAAATCGTATTAGATCCAGTAATGGTATCTACAAGTGGTGCAAGATTGCTTGATGAAAGGGCGATTAATGCTATAAAAGATTTTGCAAAAAATGTTTATTTGATTACTCCAAATTTATATGAAGCTGAAGTTTTATTGGGCGAAAAAATCACAAATGAAAAAGATGCAATAAATGCAGCAAAAAGTCTAGAAAAAACTCTAAATTGTAAGGTTTTGTTAAAAGGTGGACACTTAAAAGCAAGTGATTTTTTAAGCGAAAATGGTGAAATTACGATTTTTAAAGGCGAAAAAATAAAAAATATTGTAACTCACGGCACGGGTTGCACTCTAAGCTCTGCAATTGCTTGTAATTTAGCTTTAAACGAAGATATTAAAACAGCTTGTAAAAATGCAAAAGATTATGTAAGTAATGCTTTAAAAAATAGTTTTAGTTTTAATTCTAGCGTTAAATTATTAAATCATAATTTTATTTAA
- a CDS encoding class II aldolase/adducin family protein → MNEEIMRYAKIMYEKNFLYGLDGSISYKLDNDNFIINKNLIYSNDINYFTKLQLNKNYKYTYASKDSLYHSYIYSSISQAKVIAVIVSENILKACNLGILNYDNKNIIINSNLILDNKNELISQFNNLNKKYLLIKNFGLLIYDRDFNTLFANIFKLDLITKIYS, encoded by the coding sequence ATGAATGAAGAAATAATGAGATATGCAAAAATTATGTATGAAAAAAATTTTTTATATGGACTAGACGGTTCGATTTCTTATAAACTTGATAATGATAATTTTATCATAAATAAAAATTTAATATATAGCAATGACATTAATTATTTTACAAAACTTCAATTAAATAAAAACTATAAATATACATATGCTAGTAAAGATTCTTTATATCATTCATACATATATTCTAGTATTTCTCAAGCAAAAGTTATAGCCGTAATAGTTAGTGAAAATATCTTAAAAGCATGTAATTTAGGTATTCTTAATTATGACAACAAAAATATAATTATAAATTCTAACTTAATACTAGATAATAAAAATGAACTAATATCTCAATTCAATAATTTAAATAAAAAATATCTACTAATAAAAAATTTTGGATTATTAATATACGATAGAGATTTTAATACTTTATTTGCCAATATTTTCAAGTTAGATTTAATAACAAAAATTTATTCTTAA
- the rsmH gene encoding 16S rRNA (cytosine(1402)-N(4))-methyltransferase RsmH encodes MQIHIPVLKDEVLYFFKDIKGTYLDATLGYAGHSNAILENNQFVNLIACDQDDEAIEYSKQKLSKFTNRVNIIKTNYEFILNKINKNEIRAVLADIGVSSLQLDKDDRGFSFDSLELDMRMNKDNNLDAKYIVNNYSKDKLSEIFMNYAELPYKLASDIATNIINNRPINSCKELSAVIGNSKLNNRKVSLKTLVFQAIRIEVNDELGVLTRFLEEIEKLNNCLVCFITFHSLEDKIVKDTFKRWSKNCICDENTIRCVCGNNHSKGVIITKKPITPTVDEIKNNSRASCAKLRVFYINNER; translated from the coding sequence TTGCAAATTCATATTCCAGTTTTAAAAGATGAAGTTTTATATTTTTTTAAGGATATTAAAGGTACTTATTTAGATGCTACTTTAGGGTATGCTGGTCATTCTAATGCTATTTTAGAAAACAATCAATTTGTAAATTTAATAGCTTGTGACCAAGATGACGAGGCTATAGAATATTCTAAGCAAAAATTATCAAAATTTACAAATAGAGTAAATATTATTAAAACTAATTATGAATTTATATTAAATAAAATAAATAAAAATGAAATTAGAGCTGTTTTAGCTGATATAGGTGTATCTAGTTTGCAATTAGATAAGGACGATAGAGGTTTTTCTTTTGATTCTTTAGAGTTAGATATGAGAATGAATAAAGATAATAATTTAGATGCTAAATATATTGTAAATAATTATTCTAAAGATAAATTAAGTGAAATTTTTATGAATTATGCAGAATTACCATATAAACTTGCTAGTGATATAGCAACAAATATTATTAATAATCGTCCAATTAATTCTTGTAAAGAGTTGAGTGCTGTTATAGGTAATTCTAAGTTAAATAATAGAAAAGTTTCATTGAAAACATTAGTTTTTCAAGCTATAAGAATAGAAGTAAATGATGAGCTGGGTGTTTTAACTAGATTTTTAGAAGAAATAGAAAAATTAAATAATTGCTTAGTTTGTTTTATAACATTTCATTCTTTAGAGGATAAAATAGTTAAAGATACTTTTAAAAGATGGTCAAAAAATTGTATTTGTGATGAAAATACTATTAGATGTGTTTGTGGTAACAATCATAGTAAAGGTGTAATAATTACGAAAAAGCCTATTACTCCTACGGTAGATGAAATTAAAAATAATTCAAGAGCAAGCTGTGCTAAACTTAGGGTGTTTTATATAAATAATGAAAGATGA
- a CDS encoding peptidylprolyl isomerase, whose amino-acid sequence MITWMQRHKKYLVITIWISVIAFVGAGFVGWGSVDLNTSRSNYVAKVGNLGITHKEFQNKYSELFSIQSQLSDGELTQEQALKLGLDKQALITLVRNKLLLNFAYDLGLYASDEEVLQSLMNNEYFHKDENNKIFDKEKYNLFLKNINLKASEFEESIKNDIVIQKLINLLKIPNNSEELNLITASLFMQDEINMKIITTEKVIPNENEIKEYWNKHKDNYKSEITKTFSVYTIEPEVNLNDSEIKEYWENNKNNYKDEDGKIKDFNDVIEQVKNDLGLEKTEKVAKIKYKELKNNEIKFTSTITQNLNSSFATKLNYLSENQISKPFIENNKYNIVRLDKINQSSILEYEDAKIMAKEDLEDELFKEKLQSLAKKELENNKISGENIGFISKNSKNITKLSDTEFYTFINNVFSNNEKKSFVLLNDKAIVYEIISQKLENEKELNENKIALNDEISVLKTNVILNELLIELEKIYKIKNYYKGSEL is encoded by the coding sequence ATGATAACTTGGATGCAACGTCATAAAAAATATTTAGTTATTACTATATGGATTAGTGTTATTGCCTTTGTAGGAGCTGGTTTTGTTGGCTGGGGTAGCGTAGATCTAAATACATCAAGAAGTAATTATGTAGCAAAAGTAGGAAATTTAGGAATAACACATAAAGAATTTCAAAATAAGTACAGTGAATTATTTTCTATACAAAGTCAGCTAAGCGATGGCGAATTAACTCAAGAACAAGCTTTAAAATTAGGTTTAGACAAACAAGCTTTAATAACACTTGTAAGAAATAAACTGTTATTAAATTTCGCTTACGACTTAGGACTATATGCAAGTGATGAAGAAGTATTACAATCTCTTATGAATAATGAATATTTTCATAAGGATGAAAATAATAAAATTTTTGATAAAGAAAAATATAATTTGTTTCTAAAAAATATTAATCTTAAGGCTAGTGAATTTGAAGAAAGTATAAAAAACGATATTGTAATTCAAAAATTAATTAATCTACTAAAAATACCAAATAATAGTGAAGAACTAAATTTAATAACAGCTAGTTTATTTATGCAAGATGAAATAAATATGAAGATTATAACTACTGAAAAAGTAATTCCTAATGAGAATGAAATTAAAGAATACTGGAATAAACATAAAGACAATTATAAAAGCGAAATAACAAAGACTTTTTCAGTATACACTATAGAACCAGAAGTAAATTTAAATGATTCCGAAATAAAAGAATACTGGGAGAATAACAAAAATAATTACAAAGATGAAGACGGAAAAATAAAAGACTTTAATGATGTTATTGAACAAGTTAAAAATGATTTAGGACTAGAAAAAACTGAAAAAGTAGCTAAAATAAAATATAAAGAATTAAAAAATAACGAAATTAAATTTACAAGTACAATAACACAAAATTTAAATTCATCATTTGCAACAAAGTTAAATTATCTATCTGAAAATCAAATTAGCAAACCTTTTATAGAAAATAACAAATATAATATAGTAAGATTAGATAAAATTAATCAGTCTAGTATTTTAGAATATGAAGATGCAAAAATAATGGCAAAAGAGGATTTAGAAGATGAATTATTTAAAGAAAAATTACAAAGTCTAGCTAAAAAAGAATTAGAAAACAATAAAATATCAGGAGAAAATATAGGTTTCATCTCTAAAAATTCTAAGAATATAACTAAATTGTCTGATACTGAATTTTATACTTTCATAAACAATGTATTTTCTAATAATGAAAAAAAATCTTTTGTTTTACTAAATGATAAAGCAATAGTTTATGAAATAATTTCACAAAAATTAGAAAATGAAAAAGAGTTAAACGAGAACAAAATAGCATTAAATGATGAGATAAGTGTTTTAAAAACAAATGTTATACTGAATGAATTATTAATAGAATTAGAAAAAATTTATAAAATTAAAAATTATTATAAAGGTAGTGAACTTTGA
- the ftsA gene encoding cell division protein FtsA: MNILAIDLGSSFIKTAIVKFDGDGIKLLSIFKTPTYGIKSGKITSIEDASNSIRRAVKGVKESISVNNDKTVVSKSLSVNIDKIVVSISGAYTNSLKGFSELTLDTDGATITRKDIERAIENSKISAGIPKEQIPIHVLPYKFKANNTDNIEDPLDMRASSFRLEANIITMNKNDYENIKQILSIADINKYDLVSSIYANSLYCLNSDEKENGVAIIDCGAQVCDIAIYSYNSLIWMNHFPFGSAHITNDIAKFLTITNEAADKIKLQFYAFKNGENNAVDYYKTGSTTKDTVSVDTIAKCVNSRVDEMLECIYASISDSQYERYVSSVVLTGGCAKFGDISEKAFPKFNNKAVRTLINKNKFFIGESEYYTQPEYTCLFGLCMYASGFHTKYELNSNGILLVKQKKKDFDIIDNYQSIENTIKKTDLNNEDNIEIDIKLNDIEENNKNVKKEIKIEGIKIEKNKIKEKNFFQKAWEYICETLERRF; this comes from the coding sequence TTGAATATTTTAGCAATTGATTTAGGTTCAAGTTTTATAAAAACTGCTATAGTTAAATTTGATGGCGATGGAATTAAATTATTAAGTATTTTTAAAACTCCAACCTACGGTATTAAATCAGGTAAAATAACAAGTATAGAAGATGCCAGCAATTCTATAAGAAGAGCTGTAAAAGGTGTTAAAGAAAGTATTAGTGTAAATAATGACAAAACTGTTGTATCAAAAAGTTTAAGTGTGAATATTGATAAAATAGTAGTTTCCATTAGTGGGGCTTATACAAATTCATTAAAAGGTTTTTCAGAATTAACATTAGATACCGACGGTGCAACAATTACTAGAAAAGATATTGAAAGAGCTATAGAAAATTCTAAAATCTCTGCAGGAATACCAAAAGAGCAAATACCTATACATGTTTTACCTTATAAATTTAAGGCGAATAATACTGATAATATTGAAGACCCATTAGATATGAGAGCATCTAGTTTTAGACTAGAAGCAAATATTATAACTATGAATAAAAACGATTATGAAAACATAAAACAAATATTATCAATAGCAGATATTAATAAATATGATTTGGTATCATCAATTTATGCTAATTCTTTATACTGCTTAAATTCGGATGAAAAAGAAAATGGTGTAGCTATAATTGACTGTGGAGCTCAAGTATGTGATATTGCTATTTATTCTTATAATTCATTAATTTGGATGAATCATTTTCCATTTGGTTCTGCACATATTACAAATGATATAGCTAAATTTTTAACTATCACAAATGAAGCAGCTGATAAAATTAAGCTCCAATTTTATGCATTTAAAAATGGAGAAAACAATGCGGTAGATTATTATAAAACTGGTTCAACGACAAAAGACACTGTATCGGTTGATACAATAGCTAAATGTGTAAACTCAAGAGTTGATGAAATGCTAGAATGTATTTATGCTAGCATAAGCGATAGTCAATATGAAAGATATGTTTCAAGTGTTGTTTTAACTGGTGGTTGTGCTAAATTTGGTGATATCTCAGAAAAAGCATTTCCTAAGTTTAATAATAAAGCAGTAAGAACTCTTATAAATAAAAATAAATTTTTCATAGGAGAAAGTGAATATTATACACAACCTGAATATACTTGTTTGTTTGGCTTGTGTATGTATGCTAGTGGATTTCATACAAAATATGAACTGAATTCAAATGGAATTTTACTTGTTAAGCAAAAGAAAAAGGATTTTGATATAATAGATAATTATCAATCTATTGAAAATACAATCAAAAAAACCGATTTAAATAATGAAGATAATATTGAAATTGATATTAAATTAAATGATATAGAAGAAAATAATAAAAACGTAAAAAAGGAAATAAAAATAGAGGGTATAAAAATTGAAAAAAATAAAATAAAAGAAAAAAATTTTTTTCAAAAAGCTTGGGAATATATTTGTGAAACCTTAGAGAGGAGATTTTAG
- the thiE gene encoding thiamine phosphate synthase has protein sequence MKNLDEILRFYAISDDIYTKEDELLDICEILFANHVTCFQVRNKANNYSLNTLLKLKNLCEIKKVALIINDDLDLAIKLNADGIHLGQSDINKNLKIPKNMFLGISASNYEEALKGLKLGANYLGIGAIYESNTKKDAKMLSKNDLIKIVQEINMPKVAIGGLNYQNIDNLKEFKIKNIACISAIYENQNYKANCEKLWKKISLL, from the coding sequence TTGAAAAACTTAGATGAAATTTTAAGATTTTATGCAATTAGTGATGATATATACACTAAAGAAGATGAATTATTAGATATTTGTGAGATTTTATTTGCAAATCATGTAACTTGCTTTCAAGTAAGAAATAAAGCGAATAATTATAGCCTTAATACACTTTTAAAATTAAAAAATCTTTGTGAAATAAAAAAAGTAGCTTTAATAATAAACGATGATTTAGACCTTGCAATTAAGCTAAATGCTGATGGTATTCATCTAGGACAAAGCGATATAAACAAAAATCTAAAAATACCAAAAAATATGTTTTTAGGAATAAGTGCAAGTAATTATGAAGAAGCGTTAAAAGGCTTAAAATTAGGAGCGAATTATCTAGGCATTGGAGCAATTTATGAGAGCAATACTAAAAAAGATGCAAAAATGCTAAGCAAAAATGACCTAATAAAAATAGTGCAAGAAATAAACATGCCTAAAGTTGCAATAGGAGGATTAAATTATCAAAATATAGACAATTTAAAAGAATTTAAAATAAAAAATATAGCTTGTATAAGTGCGATTTATGAAAATCAAAATTATAAAGCAAATTGCGAAAAATTATGGAAAAAGATTTCTCTTTTATAA
- a CDS encoding SDR family oxidoreductase, which produces MNKSVILWTGAGQIGTAIARRIGYGKKIIVGDKNINNANNTAKIMKEAGFDIEPMEVDISCRKSILELISKGLSYGEISMLINSAGVSPSQASIEVILKVDLYGTAVLLEEVGKVISKNGVGVTISSQSGHRMKQLTPKEDLELACSPTEDLLSLEILKLENIKDTLHAYQLAKRCNEKRVMMEANKWGSRGARINSISPGIIVTPLAIDEFNGIRGDFYKEMFAKCPAGRAGTADEVANVAELLMSEKGAYITGADFLIDGGATASYFYGSLRPKDYH; this is translated from the coding sequence ATGAATAAAAGTGTAATTTTATGGACTGGTGCAGGTCAAATTGGCACTGCTATTGCTAGAAGAATTGGATATGGTAAAAAAATTATTGTGGGTGATAAAAATATCAATAATGCTAATAATACGGCAAAAATTATGAAAGAGGCAGGTTTTGATATAGAACCTATGGAGGTTGATATTTCTTGTAGAAAATCTATTTTAGAATTAATATCAAAGGGTCTTAGTTATGGCGAAATTTCTATGCTTATAAATTCTGCTGGGGTTTCGCCATCACAAGCTTCAATTGAAGTTATATTAAAGGTAGATTTATATGGTACTGCAGTTTTGCTTGAAGAAGTTGGAAAGGTAATTTCAAAAAATGGTGTAGGTGTTACTATTTCTAGTCAATCAGGGCATAGAATGAAACAATTAACACCTAAAGAAGATTTAGAACTTGCGTGTTCTCCTACTGAAGATTTACTTTCATTAGAAATTTTAAAACTTGAAAATATTAAAGATACTCTTCATGCGTATCAATTGGCAAAACGCTGTAATGAAAAAAGAGTTATGATGGAAGCTAATAAATGGGGTAGTAGGGGTGCTAGAATTAATTCTATTTCTCCAGGTATAATTGTTACCCCACTTGCTATTGATGAATTTAATGGGATAAGGGGTGATTTTTATAAAGAAATGTTTGCTAAATGTCCAGCTGGTAGAGCAGGAACTGCTGATGAGGTAGCTAACGTAGCTGAGCTTTTAATGAGTGAAAAGGGTGCATATATAACAGGTGCTGATTTTCTTATAGATGGTGGTGCAACTGCTAGTTATTTTTATGGTTCTTTAAGACCTAAGGATTATCATTAA
- a CDS encoding FUSC family protein: MIGYNEIILKIKAFFHTYDPSNFSLLYAIKSSIGLLVCTIISYFILDSNHLIFSVLSCVFIFYMNNLNAIGVKKILLLSSFMFLSAMFALMVPFLVRLDFYIFIPCFLWVFLVVFSSSIDLDYQRIGIYITILHMALLISSSMGNYNANDAFVAIIIGSSIAILFRTFTFYTYGGFTRKSFLMLLNDLIFMSENINNNKYDEWQSLISNRLGALKNLFETRSVNIKDSSLIKHQETAMFYLLKCEEIMLTLFSLRTFLRKNKTNSHVKNIQKEIIYNLEELKHIFKDEKVNLSRFYFDRLKQLNTLPILCSSLEVLYYKFEIFRLGGSREIKLKPDNNKFNLKNIIDKLNFKDKNFQFAIKVALATSFSMFLAVFFKLDHGIWIAMGVFTLFKETINSTTINNKLTIYAALIGFALGLFIIFVINSSFLIPILFVSYFACIYFKHFPYFIATIFIMMNLAIFFASLGLDYEKLIFVRVIDFIVAFFIVYIFSFLWPSKSQDNIKPILKGIIVNQKILLDCVLKKENFINKEEEILFNFTILKGYLLESKNKSNKITYTKLLDSLLEINNLCISLNDYMNVKYNKIGPLEQSDINILLTRFKMMENVSNDLPYYFYDEVSDKILTQDSKIRYFIEQISKRQDVVYKFIID, encoded by the coding sequence ATGATAGGCTATAATGAAATCATATTGAAAATTAAAGCATTTTTTCATACTTATGACCCAAGTAATTTTTCATTGCTTTATGCTATAAAATCTAGTATAGGTTTATTAGTATGTACCATTATTAGTTATTTTATTTTAGATAGTAATCATTTAATTTTTAGTGTATTATCTTGCGTTTTTATTTTTTATATGAATAATTTAAATGCTATTGGCGTAAAAAAAATTTTACTTTTATCAAGTTTTATGTTTCTTAGTGCAATGTTTGCATTAATGGTTCCGTTTTTAGTCAGGCTAGATTTTTATATTTTCATCCCTTGTTTTTTATGGGTGTTTTTAGTTGTTTTTTCTAGTTCTATTGATTTAGATTATCAAAGAATCGGTATTTATATTACGATTTTACATATGGCATTATTGATTAGCTCTAGCATGGGTAATTATAATGCTAATGATGCTTTTGTTGCAATTATAATAGGTTCTAGCATTGCTATATTGTTTAGAACTTTTACTTTTTATACATATGGTGGATTTACTAGAAAAAGTTTTTTAATGTTATTAAATGATTTAATTTTTATGAGTGAAAATATCAATAATAATAAATATGATGAATGGCAGAGTTTGATATCAAATAGACTAGGTGCGCTTAAAAATTTATTTGAAACTCGTTCTGTAAATATTAAAGACTCTAGTTTGATAAAACATCAAGAAACAGCTATGTTTTATTTGTTAAAATGTGAAGAAATAATGCTTACATTATTTTCATTAAGGACATTTTTAAGAAAAAATAAAACAAATTCGCATGTAAAAAATATACAAAAAGAAATTATTTATAATTTAGAGGAATTAAAACATATTTTTAAAGATGAAAAGGTAAATTTAAGTAGATTTTATTTTGATAGATTAAAACAATTAAATACCTTACCTATACTTTGTTCTTCGCTTGAGGTTTTGTATTATAAATTTGAAATTTTTAGGTTAGGTGGTTCAAGGGAGATAAAATTAAAACCTGATAATAATAAATTTAATTTAAAAAATATTATTGATAAATTAAATTTTAAGGATAAAAATTTTCAATTTGCTATAAAGGTAGCCTTAGCTACTTCATTTTCTATGTTTTTGGCTGTTTTTTTTAAACTTGACCATGGAATTTGGATAGCTATGGGGGTCTTTACATTGTTTAAAGAAACTATAAATTCAACTACAATCAATAATAAACTTACGATATATGCAGCACTTATAGGTTTTGCATTGGGTTTATTTATTATTTTTGTTATTAATTCTTCGTTTTTAATACCTATATTATTCGTATCATATTTTGCTTGTATATATTTTAAACATTTTCCTTATTTTATAGCTACTATTTTTATAATGATGAATTTAGCTATATTTTTTGCTAGTTTAGGGCTTGATTATGAAAAGTTAATTTTTGTTAGAGTTATAGATTTTATAGTAGCGTTTTTTATAGTTTATATTTTTTCTTTTTTATGGCCTAGTAAAAGTCAGGATAATATAAAACCTATATTAAAAGGAATTATTGTAAATCAGAAAATTTTATTAGATTGTGTTTTAAAAAAAGAAAACTTTATAAATAAAGAAGAAGAAATTTTGTTTAATTTTACCATTTTAAAAGGTTATTTATTAGAAAGCAAAAATAAAAGCAATAAAATAACATATACAAAATTATTAGATTCTTTATTAGAAATTAATAATTTATGTATATCTTTAAATGATTATATGAATGTTAAATATAACAAAATAGGTCCATTAGAACAGTCAGATATTAATATATTATTAACTAGATTTAAAATGATGGAAAATGTTAGCAATGATTTGCCATATTATTTTTATGATGAAGTAAGTGATAAAATTTTAACACAAGATTCAAAAATAAGATATTTTATAGAACAAATATCAAAAAGACAAGATGTAGTGTATAAATTTATTATTGATTAA